Proteins found in one Paenibacillus wynnii genomic segment:
- a CDS encoding aminopeptidase translates to MKDPRIQKLAENLVGYSVNVQPGENVLVEMIGSERDLINAIVEEIGKVGGHAFVQLTDRTVQRSMLKYATRESLQTWAEIDLNRMKQMDCYIGIRAGENVNDLSDVPEEKMKLYNSLYSHPIHSEQRVKHTKWVVLRYPNASMAQLANTSTEAFEDFYFAVCNLDYAKMDKAQDALADLMRRTDKVRISGPGTELTFSIKGIGAEKCSGQKNIPDGEVYSAPVRDSVNGTISYNAATLYNGVTFENVKFSFENGKIVEASSNDSERLNDILDSDEGARHIGEFAIGFNPYILHPMKDILFDEKIAGSLHFTPGQAYEVTDNGNRSSIHWDLVLIQRPEYGGGEIYFDDILIRKDGIFVLPELKGLNPENLK, encoded by the coding sequence ATGAAAGATCCCAGAATTCAAAAACTGGCGGAAAACCTAGTCGGGTACTCCGTAAATGTACAGCCAGGCGAGAATGTGCTCGTCGAAATGATTGGCAGTGAGCGTGACTTGATTAATGCGATTGTAGAAGAAATCGGCAAGGTCGGCGGGCATGCTTTTGTCCAACTGACAGACCGGACGGTACAACGGAGCATGCTTAAATATGCAACTCGGGAAAGTTTGCAGACGTGGGCTGAGATTGATTTGAACCGAATGAAACAAATGGACTGCTATATCGGAATCCGTGCGGGTGAGAATGTTAATGACCTGTCAGATGTACCTGAAGAGAAAATGAAGCTATATAACTCCCTGTACTCACACCCGATTCACAGTGAACAACGGGTAAAACATACGAAATGGGTAGTCTTACGTTATCCTAATGCCAGCATGGCGCAGCTCGCTAATACGAGTACAGAAGCTTTTGAGGATTTCTATTTTGCAGTCTGCAATCTGGATTATGCCAAAATGGATAAGGCCCAGGATGCGCTGGCTGATCTGATGAGAAGAACTGATAAAGTACGTATTTCAGGTCCCGGCACAGAGCTTACGTTCTCTATCAAAGGAATAGGAGCCGAGAAATGCTCTGGTCAGAAAAACATTCCGGATGGCGAGGTATACAGCGCACCTGTCCGTGATTCCGTCAATGGCACAATCAGCTACAATGCAGCGACCTTATATAACGGAGTTACTTTTGAGAATGTGAAATTCAGCTTTGAGAACGGTAAAATCGTGGAGGCTTCCAGTAACGATAGTGAACGTCTTAATGATATTTTGGATTCGGATGAGGGAGCTCGTCATATCGGTGAATTTGCGATCGGGTTCAATCCGTACATACTGCATCCGATGAAGGATATTCTGTTTGACGAGAAAATCGCAGGCAGCCTTCATTTCACACCGGGCCAAGCTTATGAAGTAACGGACAATGGCAACCGCTCATCCATTCACTGGGACCTTGTCCTGATTCAACGGCCGGAGTACGGCGGCGGAGAAATTTATTTTGATGATATTCTGATCCGCAAAGACGGTATTTTCGTTCTTCCCGAGCTGAAGGGTCTTAATCCCGAGAACCTGAAGTAA
- a CDS encoding HPr family phosphocarrier protein, translated as MSSNNAAIVDIAQTASQFNSSIVLQAENKYIDVKSILGLFTTLVSSQSYELHVHGTDAEEAKKAMSDVFAKHGLNFTVVAE; from the coding sequence ATGTCCAGTAACAATGCGGCAATCGTTGATATTGCCCAAACAGCGAGCCAGTTCAATTCTTCTATCGTTCTTCAAGCAGAAAACAAGTACATTGATGTAAAGAGTATCCTTGGGTTATTCACTACATTGGTATCCAGTCAAAGCTATGAACTGCATGTACATGGCACTGATGCAGAAGAAGCGAAGAAGGCAATGAGCGATGTATTCGCCAAACACGGTTTGAATTTTACTGTTGTAGCGGAGTAA
- a CDS encoding YlaN family protein, protein MTSSDLQEQLNLKAITLLQEDADKIEKLIEVQMENLATRYCPLYEEVLDTQMYGFSKEVDFAVRVGLVSELTGKLVLSKLERNLAVLYEALNNKAKQ, encoded by the coding sequence ATGACTTCATCGGATTTGCAGGAACAGCTTAATCTTAAAGCAATCACTCTTCTACAAGAAGATGCCGATAAAATTGAGAAGCTTATCGAAGTGCAGATGGAAAATCTGGCCACGCGTTACTGCCCTCTCTATGAGGAAGTGCTGGATACCCAAATGTACGGTTTCTCTAAGGAAGTTGACTTCGCCGTTAGAGTGGGTCTGGTGTCTGAACTTACAGGCAAGCTGGTATTAAGCAAGCTGGAACGGAATCTGGCGGTTTTATACGAGGCATTAAATAACAAGGCGAAGCAATAA